Proteins encoded by one window of Mustela erminea isolate mMusErm1 chromosome 5, mMusErm1.Pri, whole genome shotgun sequence:
- the LOC116591488 gene encoding dnaJ homolog subfamily A member 1-like: protein MVKETTYYDVLGVKPNATQEELKKAYRKLALKYHPDKNPNEGEKFKQISQAYEVLSDAKKRELYDKGGEQAIKEGGAGGGFGSPMDIFDMFFGGGGRMQRERRGKNVVHQLSVTLEDLYNGATRKLALQKNVICDKCEGRGGKKGAVECCPNCRGTGMQIRIHQIGPGMVQQIQSVCMECQGHGERISPKDRCKSCNGRKIVREKKILEVHVDKGMKDGQKITFHGEGDQEPGLEPGDIIIVLDQKDHAVFTRRGEDLFMCMDIQLVEALCGFQKSVSTLDNRTIVITSHPGQIVKHGDIKCVLNEGMPIYRRPYEKGRLIIEFKVNFPENGFLSPDKLSLLEKLLPERKEVEETDEMDQVELVDFDPNQERRRHYNGEAYEDDEHHPRGGVQCQTS from the coding sequence ATGGTGAAAGAAACCACTTATTATGATGTTTTGGGGGTCAAACCCAATGCCAcccaagaagaactgaaaaaggcCTACAGGAAACTGGCTTTGAAGTACCACCCTGATAAGAATCCAAATGAAGGAGAGAAGTTTAAACAGATTTCTCAAGCTTATGAAGTACTCTCTGatgcaaagaaaagggaattatATGACAAAGGAGGTGAACAGGCAATTAAAGAAGGTGGAGCTGGTGGTGGTTTTGGCTCCCCCATGGACATCTTTGATATGttttttggaggaggaggaagaatgcagagagaaaggagaggtaaAAATGTTGTGCATCAGCTCTCAGTAACCTTAGAAGATTTATATAACGGTGCAACAAGAAAACTAGCTCTGCAAAAGAATGTGATTTGCGATAAATGTGAAGGCCGAGGTGGTAAGAAAGGAGCAGTTGAGTGTTGTCCCAATTGCCGAGGTACTGGAATGCAAATAAGAATTCATCAGATAGGACCTGGAATGGTTCAGCAAATTCAGTCTGTGTGCATGGAGTGCCAGGGCCATGGGGAACGGATCAGTCCTAAAGATAGATGTAAAAGCTGCAATGGAAGGAAGATAGTTCGAGAGAAGAAGATTCTAGAAGTTCATGTTGACAAAGGCATGAAAGATGGCCAGAAGATAACATTCCATGGTGAGGGAGACCAAGAACCAGGACTGGAACCAGGAGATATTATCATTGTTTTAGATCAGAAGGACCATGCTGTTTTTACTCGGCGAGGAGAAGACCTTTTCATGTGTATGGACATACAGCTGGTTGAAGCACTGTGCGGTTTTCAAAAGTCAGTATCTACTCTTGACAACCGAACCATTGTCATCACCTCTCATCCAGGTCAAATTGTCAAGCATGGAGATATCAAGTGTGTGCTAAATGAAGGCATGCCAATTTATCGTAGGCCATATGAGAAGGGTCGCCTCATCATCGAATTTAAGGTAAATTTTCCTGAGAATGGCTTTCTGTCTCCTGATAAACTCTCTTTGCTGGAAAAACTCCTACCTGAGAGAAAGGAAGTAGAAGAGACTGATGAAATGGACCAAGTAGAACTGGTGGACTTTGATCCAAATCAGGAAAGACGGCGTCATTACAATGGGGAAGCATATGAGGATGATGAACATCATCCCAGGGGTGGTGTTCAGTGTCAGACCTCTTAA